The Proteiniphilum propionicum genome contains the following window.
TTTAACAAATAATTCATCTTTACTATCTGTCAAATCTGTATAAACCTTGATTACTGGCTCTTCAATTTGAACCATATTTAGAGTTCCACAAGCATTAAATACAAACAAAATTGAAATTAGATATACATTTTTTTTCATATTGAAGTGTTTTATAATTAGATTAATTTATTTATTAATACAAATATATGTATAAATAATTAATACTAAAAACAAATATTACTGCATCAGATCATCAGTATGTAAAAAACACAAAAAAACCACCTCAATAAATGAAGTGGCTTCAATGAAATAAAAAACTTTTCTATTTAATACCCAAATATTTTTTAACATGGTCGGGGTAATCTTCTGCTTCATAATTCCTCTTGGCAAAAGATAGGTCATTTCTGCACTCCCTTAGCCATTTGATATACTCCAGCTGTTCGGGTGTTGTAGGTCTGCTTAGTGGCTCAATAAACTTCCTATCAAAGGAATCAGACAAAGGGGTTAACAGTTGACAATCATTTTTATTAAAGTCATCATATAAGATTGCTCCAAACTCCAGCTTTAAATCTGCTATGTTGGTTTTACGAACGCCCATGTGACAAAATACAACCAGCCAGCTACTCCCCAAAACTTCACGTAATAACTTTGATTTGTCCTCTTCTGTCATGCTCTCAAAGTATTCATCTACAAAAGTGAATAACTCCATCGGTGTTTTAATCTCAATTTGCTTCATATTTTTATTATATTATTGTTATATTTATTTATCCTGTTTGTAAATTATTTTAGTGCCATTTACGCCATTCACCTCCCCGTAAACTCGCCGTTTTTACTCGCCCTAATCTCGCCCAACCATTACCCTAAACTTACCCTAAACTTACCCTTTTGTTGGTTGTTTTGTAGATTAAAAAAATCTCCCTGTCGCTCTGAAAATGACGATTAAATAATTCTCTTAGTAGATTGAAAAACGATTAAATTTAGATACTCCCATTTTTCCCATTTGAGTAGTTCAGAATGTTTGCCAAAAGTTGCCGAAAGTTGCCATTTTTTTACTCTTGCTGTAATCATTAAAAAAGTAGCATTACTTTTCTTTTATGTATTTCGATTAGCAAGTTTAATTTTCTCTAAATCTTTTCTAATTGTCTCGTTAAATTCATTAATCATGCTTTTATACGCTTTTCGTGCCCTGTGAACCCTTATCTCTTTTTTTATTAGTGAGACTACTCTACAAATAAATATGAGCCCAAAAGCCCAGCAAATGGCTGTCTGAATGAAATTAAATACTGTTGCTGTCATTACTTCCATTTTTTAAATTAATAGTCAATACATTAAATCCCTGTGCCTCCTGCTCTCTCAAATCGTCAATACTAATTGATTGAAGTTGAGGCAAAATAAACTTAGCCATATCAAGCATGAATTTAATCCTGTCTTTTGGCTCCAATGAATCTAAATCTTTCTGCATCTTTGGTAAGTTGTTCTCAACTAATAGTTGGAACGCTCTCCTTACTTCATTAGTACTCTTGTTTGGCACGCCCTCTCTGGTGCTAATCCTGCCAGCCATTGAGGCTAATTCTCTGTTTCTAAATCCCATAATAAATAATATTTATATTGTTAATAATCTTATATGTTATTTACTGTTAGTTTAACATCGTTTCCCTTAGCTGTTGCAATCGCTCAAGGAATGCCCCTGTATTATATTTTCCGCTTCGAATCGCTCGTATTGCACCCTTTACGTACCTGTCAGGCTCGCAAATGGTGTAGGAGGGTGTAATGTCTATCGGTTCATCAGGTAGCTTTATACTTGCAAAAAATCGTTCAAGCTCATCTGCTGTATTATTAATGTCTTGCTGTGGTGGCTGTTGAAATACTTTCACTTGGTCGGGTACCTGCTTCATCTGTTTTATAAGATAGTCTGCAATATCTAAACCGTTTCTCTTCTCCTCATCAGTTGCGTTCTTTTCCAGAATATCAGAAACAACGATCTTACAACCGTATCTCTGCCTTATTTCATTTGCTCTTTTTGTCCAGATCTCAAAGGCTTGTTCCTCCTTTGGTAGTTCAGATTTACTTAAATCAGGGTATAATATAACAGAACGATCTTTTAATACTTTTGATTTTTCAACCGTCAAGCCGGCAACACCTCCAGCCCCTAACCAAATTAGTTGGGGATATAGAACACTTCCTATAACTGCCGTTTTTTCTGCCTCTGTAATTGCTACAATTTTATCGGGCTGTTCATTGAGTAGGTGTTCACCAAAATAACACTGCTTTAAATTATAATCATCTGGCAGTTTATCAGCTCTTTTAAGCGTGTTATGTATCCAATCAATGGCACCGCTCGCATTGTGCACTCTCTTGCCTGTGGTGGGGTTGTATTGCATTATCTTGCCAGTTCTTACATTGCCGTTAATATCAATTTGCCAGAATATCACTCTCTTATCTTTAGTCGCTCCCAGTTTGTAGGTTCTGCAAAGTTCCTCAATGGAAATACTATTGTCGAGGCTCTTAAATAATCCAGTGAGGAAATACACAAAATTACTATCAGTGCTTTGTGTTCTATCCAGGTACTCAACCGGAATTAATCCCATCGGTTTTGGTGGCTGTGGTGGCTGTGGTCGCTGTATTACTCTTGTTGGTCTTGGTTCAAAACCT
Protein-coding sequences here:
- a CDS encoding DUF6965 family protein, which gives rise to MNKKMMKMYKQPYLRPYTGKESRTVCPQCKKSNSFTLYLDGNTGQPISPIVGICNHANSCGYHYPPKQYFIDNPQRGGFEPRPTRVIQRPQPPQPPKPMGLIPVEYLDRTQSTDSNFVYFLTGLFKSLDNSISIEELCRTYKLGATKDKRVIFWQIDINGNVRTGKIMQYNPTTGKRVHNASGAIDWIHNTLKRADKLPDDYNLKQCYFGEHLLNEQPDKIVAITEAEKTAVIGSVLYPQLIWLGAGGVAGLTVEKSKVLKDRSVILYPDLSKSELPKEEQAFEIWTKRANEIRQRYGCKIVVSDILEKNATDEEKRNGLDIADYLIKQMKQVPDQVKVFQQPPQQDINNTADELERFFASIKLPDEPIDITPSYTICEPDRYVKGAIRAIRSGKYNTGAFLERLQQLRETMLN